Proteins from a genomic interval of Gemmatimonadaceae bacterium:
- a CDS encoding glycerophosphodiester phosphodiesterase family protein gives MNVLIDVSCRPVIGHRGNRAYAPENTIESFAQAVATGADAIELDVHLSADGVAVVFHDPHVRRTTDGVGDVERLIFDELRKLDAGARFTPDNGRTYPYRGLGHRIPSLEEVLEAFPATPTLIEIKTVNAGEETRRVIESRHAEQRVLVDSMEAAALRPFTDSAIPIGASRSDVMRLMREIILMRALTPFTYKALCVPMHYNGIPLPVRRFARLAPEQDCVVHVWTVNDTRVATDLWLAGVQGIISDDPAAMLRARALLPR, from the coding sequence ATGAACGTTTTGATCGACGTCAGCTGCCGGCCCGTCATCGGACATCGGGGCAATCGTGCGTACGCCCCTGAGAACACAATTGAGTCGTTTGCTCAGGCCGTGGCCACGGGCGCAGACGCGATCGAGCTCGACGTGCACCTGTCGGCTGACGGAGTCGCGGTGGTGTTCCACGATCCCCATGTTCGACGCACCACGGATGGCGTCGGCGATGTCGAGCGCCTGATATTCGACGAGCTCCGAAAGCTCGACGCCGGGGCGCGCTTCACGCCGGACAACGGCAGGACTTATCCGTATCGCGGGCTCGGCCACCGCATTCCCTCACTCGAGGAAGTGCTCGAAGCCTTTCCGGCTACGCCTACGCTGATAGAGATCAAGACTGTAAACGCCGGCGAGGAAACACGGCGAGTGATCGAGAGTCGTCACGCTGAGCAACGAGTGCTGGTGGACAGCATGGAGGCCGCCGCGCTCAGGCCGTTCACGGATTCAGCGATACCGATCGGGGCTTCGCGATCGGATGTGATGCGCCTCATGCGAGAGATTATTCTCATGCGTGCACTGACGCCATTTACATACAAGGCGCTGTGCGTCCCGATGCATTACAACGGGATCCCGCTGCCTGTCCGCCGGTTCGCGCGCCTCGCCCCGGAGCAGGACTGCGTAGTTCACGTCTGGACGGTCAATGACACCAGAGTCGCAACGGACCTCTGGCTCGCGGGTGTACAGGGGATCATCAGTGATGATCCGGCCGCCATGCTCCGGGCGAGGGCCCTCCTGCCCCGCTGA